The Staphylococcus carnosus genome has a segment encoding these proteins:
- a CDS encoding TIGR00730 family Rossman fold protein — translation MNIIVYCGASEGNNPIYKEATVSLGKWMANQNYGLVFGGGKVGLMGTLADTVKAHGGHAIGIMPQFLADREIAHEGLDELIIVDTMAERKAAMLERGNVCLALPGGPGTLEEITEMVSWSRIGQNNNPCVFWNVNGYYDKIQSFYNQMVEEGFLSQDDRNLMCFTNDYDELIQFVECYQSPNIRQY, via the coding sequence ATGAACATCATTGTCTATTGCGGAGCGAGTGAAGGAAATAACCCTATTTATAAAGAAGCGACAGTGTCGCTTGGCAAGTGGATGGCAAATCAGAACTATGGTTTAGTTTTCGGCGGCGGAAAAGTCGGACTGATGGGAACATTAGCAGATACGGTTAAAGCACATGGAGGTCATGCAATCGGTATAATGCCTCAATTTTTAGCAGACCGGGAAATTGCGCATGAGGGTTTAGATGAATTGATTATTGTGGATACTATGGCAGAACGTAAAGCAGCAATGCTTGAGAGAGGTAATGTCTGTTTAGCACTGCCAGGAGGTCCTGGGACGTTGGAAGAAATTACTGAGATGGTATCTTGGTCACGTATTGGTCAAAATAATAACCCTTGCGTATTTTGGAATGTAAATGGTTATTATGACAAAATTCAATCGTTTTATAACCAAATGGTAGAAGAAGGATTCTTATCTCAAGATGACAGAAATTTAATGTGCTTTACAAATGATTATGATGAATTAATCCAATTTGTAGAATGCTATCAATCACCGAACATACGACAATATTAA
- a CDS encoding DUF3139 domain-containing protein, giving the protein MKKERILPLILILIGSLILATLFFFGLKVYQGKQNLKLVDQYITEHHLDTKIKSEKKKFNAKDGVYYKEVVFKDEPDKTYVIQPMGTSRGLFAQAFDTQTKKHLKKAKHNFFDDNYKLK; this is encoded by the coding sequence ATGAAGAAGGAAAGAATATTACCACTTATATTGATTTTAATAGGCTCTCTTATTTTAGCGACCTTATTCTTTTTTGGGTTAAAAGTATATCAAGGGAAGCAAAATCTAAAATTAGTGGATCAATATATTACAGAACATCATTTAGATACTAAGATTAAATCAGAAAAGAAAAAATTCAATGCAAAAGATGGCGTTTATTACAAAGAAGTTGTCTTTAAAGATGAACCAGACAAAACATATGTTATCCAGCCAATGGGTACTTCACGTGGGTTATTTGCACAAGCTTTTGATACACAAACGAAAAAACATTTGAAAAAAGCGAAACATAATTTCTTTGATGACAATTATAAGCTTAAATAA
- a CDS encoding EamA family transporter, whose amino-acid sequence MLQYLGPVIIILYLVATKVINFKWKEGIAVTLALGGTFLLLTNGSLATLSVPMPAIVWGLMSAFAMAFYTIYPVQLLAKWGTVNVVGWAMFIAGIFLNFLHPIWQVDTSNWDIRVLIYIFISVILGTVFAFWLFISSLNYLYPQEASVLGTIEPLTAILLSVVWLGVSFGIWQVAGVGCIVLMVIFLAVVKD is encoded by the coding sequence TTGCTGCAATATTTAGGTCCAGTTATCATTATTTTATATCTTGTCGCAACTAAAGTTATTAATTTTAAATGGAAAGAAGGTATCGCAGTCACATTAGCGTTGGGCGGTACATTCTTATTATTAACGAACGGTTCCCTTGCAACATTGTCAGTTCCTATGCCAGCCATTGTATGGGGGCTGATGTCAGCTTTTGCAATGGCCTTTTATACAATATATCCAGTTCAACTATTGGCTAAATGGGGAACTGTGAATGTCGTTGGATGGGCTATGTTTATAGCCGGTATATTCTTAAACTTCTTACATCCTATTTGGCAGGTTGATACGTCAAATTGGGACATAAGAGTACTGATTTATATATTTATTTCAGTTATTTTAGGAACAGTGTTTGCATTCTGGCTCTTCATTTCTAGTTTGAATTATCTATATCCTCAAGAAGCTAGCGTACTTGGTACGATAGAACCATTAACTGCAATTTTATTATCTGTAGTATGGTTAGGTGTATCTTTCGGTATTTGGCAGGTTGCAGGAGTAGGTTGTATTGTATTGATGGTCATATTCTTGGCCGTCGTCAAAGATTAA
- a CDS encoding CDP-glycerol glycerophosphotransferase family protein, whose product MKIIKLEYKQGDEMLFALKKAKKDGYTHFIPTDLNIDIYPDQMDAITQNDIKESVIIDYTLDQYYQNDCRYFGNTSLTFDEWMNNINHYPNMIFSIQQSIRQLKSESCETAFDLMAAILLFHKVKVDGHVVFDFKESCRTSASFYTTLQDRSFTELTHFNLNKLAYLHHHKKPFKMNQCAMPENPRFIDKMLWNTRFKVPHFITSSVLDRSYEKHQKHSNIDEPISTNLNGAVVFLGFDYGFRGNSRYLFNYFAKHHSRYPVYFITSEATGPHFIQPDDPEAENLIENASVVVAESYIPDHLKLNGTIIQLWHGTPIKKLFLDSKEPFQNKEIYNYRARKYNKWIQQNYLICDSMRAADLFESAYPMQNSEMIACGYPRVRYLIDKKDDRPYVRFIKKELQLDLNKPTLLYAPTWQTDSHKENLLPITPKLLAHYNFIYKGHIEELKNMAEYLPKEVIIPSAHIETQDLILASDVVLSDYSSIVFDSLTINLPTALYTPNIAEYEKERGLYPEVLKTFNRVRYKDADQLINDLIEQRIKPIGNPYLNRNNHSFETISSLIVQNLPNSARKRKK is encoded by the coding sequence ATGAAAATAATAAAATTAGAATATAAACAAGGAGATGAAATGCTATTTGCTTTAAAGAAGGCAAAAAAAGATGGCTATACGCATTTTATTCCCACTGACTTGAACATAGATATTTATCCTGATCAAATGGATGCTATAACGCAAAATGATATAAAAGAATCTGTAATTATTGACTATACACTAGACCAATATTATCAAAATGACTGCCGTTATTTCGGAAACACTTCACTTACTTTTGATGAATGGATGAATAATATCAATCACTATCCGAATATGATATTCAGTATCCAACAAAGTATCCGACAACTTAAATCTGAAAGTTGCGAGACTGCTTTTGACTTAATGGCAGCAATCTTACTATTTCATAAAGTTAAGGTTGATGGCCATGTTGTTTTTGATTTTAAAGAAAGCTGTCGCACTTCTGCTTCTTTCTATACAACTTTACAAGACCGAAGTTTTACAGAATTAACGCATTTTAATTTAAATAAATTAGCTTATCTTCATCATCATAAAAAGCCATTTAAAATGAATCAATGTGCTATGCCGGAAAACCCGCGTTTTATTGACAAAATGTTATGGAACACACGCTTCAAAGTACCGCATTTCATTACAAGTTCAGTGCTTGATAGAAGCTATGAAAAGCATCAAAAACACAGTAATATAGATGAACCAATTTCCACAAACTTAAATGGTGCTGTTGTCTTTTTAGGTTTTGATTACGGATTCAGAGGCAACTCTCGATATTTATTTAATTACTTTGCTAAACACCATTCTCGATATCCTGTTTACTTTATTACATCAGAAGCAACTGGACCGCATTTTATACAGCCTGATGATCCCGAAGCTGAAAACTTAATTGAAAATGCAAGTGTTGTAGTAGCTGAAAGTTATATCCCTGATCATTTAAAGCTTAATGGAACTATTATTCAATTGTGGCATGGTACGCCTATAAAAAAACTATTCTTAGATAGTAAAGAGCCGTTCCAAAATAAAGAAATATATAATTATCGTGCCCGAAAATATAATAAGTGGATACAGCAAAATTATTTAATTTGCGATAGTATGAGAGCTGCTGATTTATTCGAGTCAGCTTATCCTATGCAAAATAGTGAAATGATTGCATGCGGATATCCTCGCGTACGTTATTTAATTGATAAAAAAGACGATAGACCTTACGTACGTTTCATTAAAAAGGAACTGCAGTTAGATTTGAATAAACCGACATTGTTATATGCACCTACTTGGCAGACAGATAGTCATAAAGAAAATCTCTTACCTATCACCCCAAAATTATTAGCACATTATAATTTCATTTATAAAGGCCATATTGAAGAATTGAAAAACATGGCTGAGTATTTACCGAAAGAAGTCATCATACCTTCAGCACATATTGAAACACAAGATTTAATTTTGGCTTCAGATGTTGTTTTAAGCGATTATTCATCAATTGTTTTTGATTCGTTAACTATCAACTTGCCGACAGCGCTATATACACCGAATATAGCTGAGTATGAAAAAGAACGCGGTTTATATCCTGAGGTATTGAAAACCTTTAACCGAGTGCGCTACAAAGATGCAGATCAGTTAATCAATGACTTGATTGAACAGCGTATTAAACCTATTGGAAATCCATACCTCAACCGAAATAATCATTCTTTCGAGACGATTTCCAGCTTAATTGTTCAAAACCTACCTAATTCCGCACGAAAACGTAAAAAGTAA
- a CDS encoding DUF2871 domain-containing protein: protein MRRILYTFLTYTIIGLLSGVYYRELTKAYDFTGDTQLVVVHTHTLMLGMFMFLILIVFEKLFQLSKYYLFNWFYYVYNIGVVVTVGMMAIKGTMQVVGAHVSPGLAGIAGLGHMTLSAGFIILFFLLKKAILTDPIDGKPYQK, encoded by the coding sequence ATGCGCAGAATATTATATACATTTTTGACTTATACCATTATTGGTTTATTAAGCGGCGTATACTATCGTGAGCTGACAAAAGCTTATGATTTTACAGGTGATACACAACTTGTAGTCGTACATACGCATACATTAATGTTAGGTATGTTTATGTTCTTGATTTTGATTGTTTTTGAAAAACTTTTCCAATTAAGTAAATATTATTTATTTAACTGGTTCTACTATGTTTATAACATTGGTGTTGTTGTTACAGTCGGTATGATGGCTATTAAAGGAACAATGCAAGTAGTAGGTGCACACGTTTCACCAGGACTTGCAGGTATTGCAGGACTTGGCCATATGACATTGTCTGCTGGCTTCATCATTTTATTCTTCTTATTGAAGAAAGCAATTCTTACAGATCCGATTGATGGAAAACCATATCAAAAATAA
- a CDS encoding NAD(P)/FAD-dependent oxidoreductase, producing the protein MKDVTIIGGGPAGLYASFYAGLRGMSVRLIDVQDKLGGKMQLYPEKIIWDIGGIGPKPCYQIIEDMIGQGLHFQPEVNLETRVTNIEKLGDCHFEITTDKDEVFETKSVIIAVGGGIINPKPLDIKDAERYQISNLHYVVQKLSRFSGKKVVISGAGNAALDWACDIAPYAESVRLVYRKDKMKGYEGTQAKLCDNGIKLHPNSQITALIGDDQHEKIKEIVLENSETGEAETIPVDEVIISHGFDIENPLLEEAATQLEMENDYQIKGQGNTQTSIDGIFACGDVIHHGAKAHLIASAFSDAGNAANLAKQYIEPEAAEEGYVSSHNEIFKEDNKEIIEKYNQQ; encoded by the coding sequence ATGAAAGATGTAACGATTATCGGCGGTGGACCAGCTGGTTTATATGCAAGCTTTTATGCTGGTTTGCGGGGTATGTCGGTGCGTTTAATAGATGTTCAGGATAAACTAGGCGGCAAGATGCAGTTGTATCCTGAAAAAATAATTTGGGATATCGGCGGTATCGGACCTAAACCATGCTACCAAATCATTGAAGATATGATTGGACAAGGTTTGCATTTTCAACCGGAAGTAAATTTAGAAACACGTGTGACTAATATTGAAAAGTTAGGCGATTGTCATTTCGAAATTACGACAGACAAAGATGAAGTGTTTGAAACGAAGTCAGTAATTATTGCAGTTGGTGGAGGTATTATAAACCCTAAACCTCTTGATATTAAAGATGCTGAACGTTATCAAATTTCTAACTTACATTATGTTGTTCAGAAACTTTCACGCTTTTCAGGGAAAAAAGTAGTGATTTCTGGAGCAGGCAATGCAGCACTTGATTGGGCTTGTGATATCGCACCTTATGCTGAAAGTGTAAGACTGGTTTATCGAAAAGATAAAATGAAAGGCTATGAAGGAACACAAGCTAAATTATGTGATAATGGCATCAAGCTTCATCCGAACTCTCAAATTACAGCTTTAATCGGTGATGATCAGCATGAAAAAATTAAAGAGATCGTACTCGAAAATAGTGAAACAGGTGAAGCAGAGACAATACCTGTTGATGAAGTAATTATCAGCCATGGATTTGATATTGAAAATCCATTATTAGAAGAAGCTGCAACACAATTAGAAATGGAAAATGACTACCAAATTAAAGGACAAGGCAATACACAAACAAGCATTGATGGTATATTTGCCTGCGGTGATGTCATTCACCATGGCGCGAAAGCGCACTTAATTGCAAGTGCCTTCAGTGATGCTGGTAATGCTGCTAATTTAGCAAAACAATATATTGAACCTGAAGCAGCTGAAGAAGGTTACGTATCAAGCCATAACGAAATATTTAAAGAAGACAATAAAGAGATTATTGAAAAGTATAATCAACAATAA
- a CDS encoding sugar porter family MFS transporter, giving the protein MGKNFNKSLIFFLGALGGLLYGYDMGIISGALLFIGKDIHLTSGTEGLVVSSMLIGAIAGSALSGPASDKLGRRRVVFIIAIVYIIGALILAFSPSMPFLVVGRIVIGLAVGGSTAIVPVYLSEMAPTESRGSLSSLNQLMITIGILSSYLINYAFAGIEGWRWMLGLAVVPSLILLIGVAFMPESPRWLLEHRGEKAARKVMELTFPANEIDKEIAEMKEINAISESTWNVLKSPWLRPTLIIGSVFALFQQIIGINAIIYYAPKIFTKAGLGDSASILGTVGIGVVNVLVTIVAIMIIDKIDRKKLLVIGNIGMVASLVIMAILIWSMGVQSSAWVSIICLTIFIIFFGISWGPVLWVMLPELFPMRARGAATGIAALVLSIGSLLVAQFFPMLTAVMPTQGVFLIFAVIGIGALFFVVKYLPETRGRSLEEIEAELRARTSATSANLDRHK; this is encoded by the coding sequence ATGGGGAAAAATTTTAATAAAAGCCTCATCTTTTTCCTAGGCGCATTAGGGGGATTATTATACGGCTATGATATGGGAATTATCTCAGGCGCCTTGTTATTTATCGGAAAAGATATCCACTTAACAAGTGGTACAGAAGGACTTGTTGTATCATCTATGTTAATTGGTGCTATCGCGGGTTCTGCACTCAGTGGTCCTGCTTCTGATAAACTCGGACGCCGACGCGTTGTGTTTATTATCGCAATTGTCTATATCATTGGTGCATTAATTTTAGCATTCTCACCATCTATGCCATTCTTAGTAGTTGGTCGAATTGTTATCGGACTTGCAGTCGGAGGTTCTACAGCAATTGTACCTGTTTATTTATCTGAAATGGCACCGACAGAATCACGTGGTTCTTTAAGTTCATTGAACCAATTAATGATTACTATCGGTATTTTATCATCATACTTGATTAACTATGCATTTGCAGGTATTGAAGGCTGGAGATGGATGCTTGGATTAGCAGTTGTACCATCTTTAATCTTATTAATCGGTGTAGCCTTTATGCCAGAAAGTCCAAGATGGCTTTTAGAACACCGTGGTGAAAAAGCCGCTCGAAAAGTTATGGAATTAACATTCCCGGCAAATGAAATCGATAAAGAAATTGCAGAAATGAAAGAAATCAATGCGATTTCTGAAAGCACTTGGAATGTATTAAAATCACCTTGGTTACGACCAACATTAATTATCGGAAGTGTCTTTGCATTGTTCCAACAAATCATTGGTATTAATGCGATAATCTACTATGCACCGAAAATTTTCACTAAAGCAGGATTGGGAGATTCAGCATCAATTCTTGGTACAGTAGGTATTGGTGTTGTTAACGTTTTAGTGACTATTGTTGCAATTATGATTATCGATAAAATCGATCGTAAAAAATTATTAGTCATCGGTAATATCGGTATGGTCGCTTCACTAGTAATCATGGCTATTTTAATCTGGTCTATGGGTGTGCAATCATCTGCATGGGTCAGCATTATCTGCTTAACAATTTTCATCATTTTCTTTGGTATTTCATGGGGGCCTGTTTTATGGGTAATGTTACCAGAGTTATTCCCAATGCGTGCACGTGGTGCAGCAACAGGCATTGCAGCTTTAGTCCTTTCAATCGGAAGTCTATTAGTTGCTCAATTTTTCCCAATGTTAACAGCAGTAATGCCAACACAAGGTGTATTCTTAATCTTTGCTGTCATCGGTATCGGCGCACTCTTCTTCGTGGTAAAATACTTGCCAGAAACACGCGGACGCAGCTTAGAAGAAATTGAAGCAGAATTACGCGCACGTACTTCTGCAACTTCAGCAAACTTAGACCGTCATAAATAA
- a CDS encoding NADPH:quinone oxidoreductase family protein: protein MTETFQAYFSNKIEGNVTSSFKNLPIDELNDGDVLVRVAYTSINFKDALAAAKGAGVVKEYPIIPGIDLAGTVVESNSSAHKPGDKVIVTSYDLGVSHHGGFSELAKVKEEWIVPLPKGLTLEEAMIYGTAGYTAALAIQKLEDNGLTVEGAPVLVRGASGGVGSLAVMMLSNIGFKVVASTGNNEAADYLKSLGAKEIVPRLEETSKKPLGKREWQAVIDPVGGSHVGDVLKHLQIRGSVALIGNTDGVEFDATVLPFILRGNNLLGVDSVETPMLLRKQIWRRLATDLKPEQLHTIKNIIDFKELPEAIDNVLSHQVTGRYVVKVNDEN, encoded by the coding sequence ATGACAGAGACATTCCAAGCTTATTTTTCAAATAAAATTGAGGGAAACGTAACTTCATCTTTCAAGAATTTACCTATAGATGAATTGAATGATGGTGACGTATTAGTCCGTGTGGCCTATACAAGCATCAACTTTAAAGATGCGTTAGCAGCAGCTAAGGGAGCTGGTGTTGTAAAAGAATATCCTATTATTCCTGGTATCGATTTAGCAGGTACTGTTGTAGAATCTAATTCTTCTGCACATAAACCAGGCGATAAAGTGATTGTGACAAGTTATGATTTAGGGGTATCACATCACGGGGGCTTTAGTGAATTAGCAAAAGTAAAAGAAGAATGGATTGTTCCACTTCCTAAAGGGTTAACATTAGAAGAAGCAATGATTTATGGTACTGCTGGCTATACTGCTGCTTTAGCCATTCAAAAATTAGAAGATAATGGTTTAACTGTTGAAGGTGCGCCTGTTTTAGTTCGTGGGGCAAGTGGCGGTGTCGGCAGTTTAGCTGTGATGATGCTAAGCAATATTGGTTTTAAAGTTGTTGCTAGTACAGGTAATAATGAAGCAGCTGATTACCTAAAATCATTAGGTGCTAAAGAAATCGTTCCTCGTTTGGAAGAGACTTCAAAAAAACCACTCGGTAAACGCGAATGGCAAGCTGTAATTGATCCAGTTGGTGGCAGTCATGTGGGCGATGTCTTGAAACATTTACAAATCAGAGGCAGCGTGGCATTAATCGGAAATACAGATGGTGTTGAATTCGATGCAACAGTCTTACCTTTCATCTTGCGCGGCAATAATTTATTAGGTGTCGATTCAGTTGAAACACCTATGCTGCTTCGCAAACAAATTTGGCGTCGTTTAGCAACAGATTTGAAACCTGAACAATTGCATACGATTAAAAATATTATTGATTTTAAAGAGTTGCCTGAAGCAATTGATAATGTTTTATCTCATCAAGTAACCGGACGTTATGTAGTAAAAGTCAATGACGAAAATTAA
- a CDS encoding magnesium transporter CorA family protein, with translation MITAYKHNIHQDIHTTSLDEGLWINMIEPSREEVEKLIEDFNIPEDFLKDPLDADESARVEFDDETGYSLIIIDIPIVNKNNHKILSFMTIPLGIVIGHGRLITVCDHDVDFLEHFTKPGNNLHYRSQLALNILVTVSNHYNRNLRLLNKSRLRIERDLKKSVTNKQLYNLMEVEKSLVYFLAALKGNEDVFKRLFKLPPIKRFEEDEDLIEDLFVETNQAIETTELHTRILESITTSYESLLSNDMNTIMKTLTLFTVFLTLPTLVFSFFGMNVPLPINDHSPVSWIVTLCISLVLVTVVFILLWRRGKL, from the coding sequence ATGATAACTGCATATAAGCATAATATTCATCAAGATATCCACACGACTTCCTTAGACGAAGGCTTATGGATCAATATGATTGAACCGAGTCGCGAAGAAGTGGAAAAATTGATTGAAGACTTTAATATACCTGAGGATTTTCTTAAGGACCCCTTAGATGCTGATGAAAGTGCTCGTGTTGAATTTGATGATGAAACCGGTTATTCATTAATTATCATCGACATTCCTATTGTAAATAAAAACAATCATAAGATATTATCTTTTATGACAATTCCACTCGGTATCGTAATCGGACATGGCCGATTAATTACAGTCTGCGATCACGATGTCGACTTTTTAGAACACTTTACAAAACCGGGCAATAATTTGCATTATCGTAGTCAACTTGCTTTAAACATTCTTGTTACAGTGTCGAATCATTACAACCGTAATTTACGATTGTTGAATAAATCTCGTTTACGTATAGAACGCGATTTAAAAAAATCTGTAACTAATAAGCAGCTCTATAATTTAATGGAAGTTGAAAAAAGTTTGGTCTACTTCTTGGCAGCACTTAAAGGTAATGAAGACGTTTTTAAACGGTTGTTTAAACTACCTCCTATTAAGCGCTTTGAAGAAGATGAGGATTTAATAGAAGATTTATTTGTCGAAACAAACCAAGCTATTGAAACAACTGAACTACACACACGTATATTAGAGAGTATCACGACATCTTATGAGTCACTCTTATCAAATGATATGAATACTATCATGAAAACTTTGACACTCTTCACTGTTTTCCTAACGTTGCCGACATTGGTCTTCAGCTTCTTCGGAATGAACGTTCCTCTGCCGATCAATGATCATAGTCCTGTCTCATGGATTGTCACATTATGTATTTCTTTAGTTCTGGTAACTGTAGTCTTCATTCTTTTATGGAGACGCGGCAAACTTTGA
- a CDS encoding MarR family winged helix-turn-helix transcriptional regulator, with product MAPLATTIQYLIRMISNEMKIKADRLLEPYGITQEQAQILRFIFEHESKAITQNDLIETFNLKGATVSSTLTSLKKKKLIDHFVDEDDTRKKRVGLSRTAYKEVRDIIEVLNRVETVIFEGIPDADRDALKSILITMHDNLQELDEM from the coding sequence GTGGCACCATTGGCAACAACAATTCAGTATTTAATCAGAATGATCTCTAATGAAATGAAAATAAAAGCAGATCGTTTATTAGAGCCTTATGGGATTACACAAGAACAAGCTCAAATTTTGCGCTTTATTTTCGAACATGAATCAAAAGCTATTACTCAAAATGATTTAATAGAAACATTTAATCTTAAAGGCGCAACAGTGAGCAGTACATTAACAAGTTTGAAAAAGAAGAAATTGATAGACCATTTTGTTGATGAAGATGATACCAGAAAAAAACGAGTAGGTCTCAGTCGTACAGCATATAAAGAGGTTCGAGATATTATCGAAGTTTTGAATAGAGTAGAAACTGTGATTTTTGAAGGAATACCTGATGCTGATCGAGATGCCTTGAAATCTATATTGATAACGATGCATGATAATTTGCAAGAACTTGATGAAATGTAA
- a CDS encoding DUF4889 domain-containing protein, whose product MKNKKALGFTLIAVMAVICIVLIIMMMSSGKKDTYYGIMKDNHTVEKMVREKDQKVEKDVHIKTDDNFKPKKGQFVMLVKKEGSDDFSKKKVVKHDDIPHGLMMKIHDMKNMHMDH is encoded by the coding sequence ATGAAAAATAAAAAGGCTTTAGGCTTCACTTTAATTGCTGTGATGGCAGTAATTTGTATTGTTTTAATCATTATGATGATGTCTTCTGGTAAAAAAGATACATACTACGGTATCATGAAAGACAATCATACTGTAGAAAAAATGGTGCGTGAAAAAGACCAAAAAGTTGAAAAAGACGTACACATTAAAACAGATGACAATTTCAAACCTAAAAAAGGTCAATTTGTCATGTTAGTTAAAAAAGAAGGCTCTGATGATTTCAGTAAGAAAAAAGTTGTGAAGCACGACGATATTCCTCATGGCTTAATGATGAAAATTCATGATATGAAAAACATGCACATGGATCACTAA
- a CDS encoding EamA family transporter, with translation MAHRNQKRWPGFVLVIIGAVFWGVGGTVSQWLFENKHLPVTWFVGVRLLVSGLLLILTSFFLEGKKTITIWTDKKAIIKLIVYSLLGMLGVQYCFMATIHYGNAAVLHCCNI, from the coding sequence ATGGCACACAGAAATCAGAAACGGTGGCCGGGATTTGTTTTAGTAATCATAGGAGCAGTATTTTGGGGTGTCGGGGGAACGGTTTCCCAATGGTTATTTGAAAACAAACATTTACCGGTGACTTGGTTCGTGGGTGTGAGATTGTTAGTATCTGGTTTGCTCTTGATTCTTACTTCGTTTTTCTTAGAAGGTAAGAAAACAATTACAATTTGGACAGATAAAAAAGCCATAATAAAATTGATAGTGTATTCGCTCTTGGGTATGCTGGGTGTACAATATTGTTTCATGGCAACAATTCATTATGGTAATGCTGCAGTACTACATTGCTGCAATATTTAG
- a CDS encoding cation:dicarboxylate symporter family transporter, with protein sequence MALFKRKISLPMQVMIALVLGVVVGLLLYGHKDVANYIQPLGDIFLNLIKMIVIPVVFCSLALSISGVGESKTVGRYGLKTIVYFEIITTIAIALGVLFANLFKPGTGLDPNKLPKGDISKYESSAHAAEHSTYGNHFIDTIVNIIPTNFFEALAKGELLPIIFFAVFFGLGIAAIGEKGKPVKDFLGGVLEATFWMINKILKLAPLGVFAFICVTIMTFGASALIPLLKLVLVVVGAMVFFVVVVLGIVAKLVGTSVFDIIKVLKSEILLAFSTSSSEAVLPVMMQKMERFGSPKDITSFVIPIGYTFNLDGSALYQSIAALFVAQMYGIHLSLPEQLVLIFTLMITSKGMAAVPGTSIVVLLTTLGSMGLPAAGLALIIGVDRILDMVRTCVNVVGNALSTVVIAKWEGVFDKEQNKDYLNSI encoded by the coding sequence ATGGCTTTATTTAAGCGAAAAATTAGTTTACCAATGCAGGTTATGATTGCACTGGTTCTTGGCGTTGTTGTAGGACTATTATTATATGGACATAAAGATGTAGCGAACTATATCCAGCCGCTTGGTGACATATTTTTAAACTTAATTAAAATGATTGTCATTCCAGTAGTTTTTTGTTCACTGGCATTATCAATATCAGGTGTTGGTGAATCTAAAACAGTTGGGCGATATGGTTTAAAAACAATTGTGTATTTTGAAATTATCACAACAATTGCAATTGCTTTAGGTGTATTGTTTGCTAATTTATTTAAACCGGGGACGGGCTTAGATCCAAACAAATTACCTAAAGGCGATATTTCGAAGTATGAATCATCAGCGCATGCAGCTGAGCATTCTACATATGGTAATCATTTTATCGATACAATTGTAAACATTATTCCAACAAACTTTTTCGAAGCATTAGCTAAAGGTGAATTGCTTCCGATTATCTTCTTCGCAGTATTCTTTGGTTTAGGTATTGCGGCAATCGGTGAAAAAGGTAAACCTGTCAAAGATTTCTTAGGCGGCGTGTTGGAAGCAACATTCTGGATGATCAATAAAATTTTAAAACTCGCTCCATTAGGCGTGTTTGCATTTATTTGTGTAACAATAATGACATTTGGTGCTTCAGCATTAATTCCGTTATTAAAACTTGTCTTAGTTGTAGTCGGCGCAATGGTATTCTTTGTGGTCGTTGTACTTGGAATTGTAGCGAAATTAGTTGGCACTAGTGTATTTGATATTATAAAAGTATTAAAAAGTGAAATCTTACTGGCCTTTTCAACATCAAGTTCTGAAGCAGTATTACCAGTAATGATGCAGAAAATGGAAAGATTTGGCTCACCAAAAGATATTACATCTTTTGTTATCCCGATTGGTTATACTTTCAACTTAGACGGATCTGCTTTATACCAATCAATTGCAGCATTATTTGTAGCACAAATGTACGGTATTCATTTAAGTTTACCTGAGCAATTAGTCTTAATCTTTACTTTAATGATTACTTCTAAAGGTATGGCAGCGGTACCAGGTACTTCAATTGTTGTATTATTAACAACATTAGGTTCAATGGGATTACCAGCAGCCGGACTTGCATTGATTATCGGTGTTGACCGTATCTTAGATATGGTACGTACTTGTGTTAACGTAGTAGGTAACGCTTTATCTACAGTAGTAATTGCTAAATGGGAAGGCGTATTTGATAAAGAACAAAACAAAGACTATTTAAATTCTATTTAA